TTGAAGCAATTCTAGGAACTGTTTTTGCTCCTTTAATGTGGCTTATAGGTGTGGCAAAAGAAGATGTAATGCTTATGGGACAGCTGCTGGGCATTAAGCTTGCTGCAAGTGAGTTTGTAGGCTACATACAACTCGCAGATTTAAAAAACCCAATAAACGATATTAGTTTTACCTATCAAAAATCTGTAATTATGGCAACGTATATGCTTTGCGGTTTTGCAAACTTTGCTTCTATAGGAATACAGATAGGAGGTATAGGGTCACTGGCACCGGGACAACGTAAAACACTTTCAGAATTTGGACTTAAAGCTGTTATAGGCGGTACTATAGCATCATTATTATCTGCTACACTAGCAGGTATGCTTATAGGATAATTAGAAAGTAAGAGCCCACTCTCTTGCAGCTTCGTAGGTTTCAAAGTAGGCGAAAGAACCCTCAAACAAACTCTGTTCTTTTATCAGAATCTTTCTACGTTCTTCTGCATCTGGAGATACTATCGCAAGACCTTCAACTTTTGAAAGGTTTAGTATTTTAAGAATTTCAGGATCAAGATTTGTTTCTAAACCGCGTTGAGAGATAATTACAAATTTTTGACCACCATAATATGCTGCCATATCTTTTAACAAAAGTTGTGCCTGTTCTACAAGCACTTCTTTCAAATCACTATTGAATTCAATCCGAACATACGTATCAAAGTATGTTGCTTTAGCAAAAGAGTATTGCCTTATATTATCAATAATCATATATGTGAATAATTAATTCGTCACAAAAATACTTATTTAAAGTTAATAAGTATTTAGAAAATTTTAACTTATTAACATTTTTCTCGCATCGGGTTCTTTTATTTTTGAACCGAAAAAAACATTCCAATGAAACAGTATCACGAATTAGCAAAACATATATTAGAAAATGGAATTCAAAAAGGCGATCGCACTGGTACCGGTACGTTAAGCGTTTTTGGATATCAAATGCGTTTTGATTTAAGTGAAGGTTTCCCAATGGTTACCACAAAAAAATTACATCTTAAATCAATCATTTATGAATTGCTTTGGTTTTTAAAAGGGGAAACTAATATTGCTTACCTTCAAGAAAACGGTGTTCGTATATGGAATGAATGGGCAGATGAAAACGGAGATTTAGGCCCTGTTTATGGTCACCAATGGCGCAACTGGGCAAGCGAAGAAATAGACCAAATCAAAGAGGTTATTGAAACCCTCAAAACAAACCCAAATAGCAGACGTATGCTTGTAAGCGCCTGGAATCCCAGTGTATTACCAGACACCTCAAAGTCATTTGCCGAAAATGTAGCAAATGGTAAAGCAGCGCTTCCGCCTTGTCATGCTTTCTTTCAGTTTTATGTTGCTCCTGCAGATCTTAATAGCGAAGACAAAAGACCTAGACTTTCCTGCCAACTTTATCAGCGTAGCGCAGATGTTTTTTTAGGGGTTCCGTTTAATATAGCTTCTTACGCCCTGTTCACAATGATGATTGCACAAGTTTGTGATTATGCTCCCGGAGATTTTGTACACACTTTTGGCGATGCACATATTTATAATAATCATATCGAGCAATTAAACTTGCAATTGAGCCGAGAAATACGCATCTTACCGACAATGAAAATCAATCCTGAAGTCAAAAATATATTTGACTTCAAATTTGAAGATTTTACATTAGAGAATTATAATCCGCATCCTCATATTAAAGGAGCGGTAGCTATTTAACCCCAACTTTAATTTATGAGAACTCTATTTTTAATTGCATTTCTAACAGTTAGCAGTTTAAGCTTTGCTCAGGAAGGCGTGACTGTATCTGGCAACGCAATATCTATAACCGAAATTCCTCCTATTTGGCCCGGCTGTACAGGTAATGCAGCAGAAACAAAAGCCTGCTTTAAAAAAGAATTAGTTAAACACGTAGTAAGTAATTTTAGATTTCCGAAAGGTTATAAAAAGGGCACTGTAAAAGAAAAAGTGGTCGTTGATTTTGTAATTAATGAAGAGGGTAAACCTCAAATTCTAGGTGTAAAAGGAGGAACTAAAGTGTTACAGGAAGAAGCTAAGCGCAATATCCTGGCAATACCACAAATGACACCAGGAAAAGCAGGTGGAAGTCCAAGAGCCATTAAATATACCATGCCTTTTACGTTTTAACGCCCTGTTAACGCACGTGTAAAAAAGGTCAAGGCAATAATTGTGTAACTTTGGGAATAACCTAAAGTTATATACTATTGCTATGATTACCAGTTCTATCTCGCTATTAGATTTTTTACTTGAAACACGGGAGCATACAGAAACTATTTGCAAGCATTTGCAAATAGAAGATTATGTAGTTCAGCCTATTGAAGATGTTTCTCCTCCTAAATGGCATTTAGGACATACTACATGGTTTTTTGAAGACTTTATTCTAAAAAAATACAAACTAAATTATCAGGTTTACGATAATCATTTTGCGTATGTTTTTAATAGTTATTACGAAAGCATGGGGGCTAGAGTTGTTCGCACAGATCGTGGTAATCTCTCAAGACCTACTGTAGATCAAGTTTATTCTTACCGAAAGCACGTAACTAATGCCCTTAAAGAACTACTCGAAGAAAACCCTTCAGAAGAAGTCGAAAGTCTCATTGAGATAGGTATTCATCACGAAAAGCAGCATCAAGAATTATTACTCACAGATATTAAATACATATTAGGCAATAACCCCTTACTACCAACATATTCTGTTGATTTTAATGAATTTAAACTGAATCCTAAGCCTGCAGAATGGTTATCTGTAGAAGAAGGTATTCATAGCATTGGTTATAAAGGTTCTGGCTTTTGTTATGATAATGAACTAGGATTACATAAAGTCTATCTCAATTCTTTTCAGATAAGCAGTCGTTTAGTAACTAATGCCGAATATCTAGAGTTTATTGAAGATTCAGGCTATAAACAAACCTTATTGTGGCATAGTGAAGGTTGGTCTTGGGTTACAGAAAATAATATTACCGCGCCATTATACTGGCATAAACAGGTTGACGGCTGGGAATATTATGGATTAAACGGTCTACAAAAATTAAATCTTGAGGCTCCTGTAACTCATATTTCATATTTTGAAGCATACGCATACGCACAATGGAGGGGCCTACGACTTCCTACCGAATTTGAATGGGAAGTTGCACAATCACAGTTTGACTGGGGAGAACGCTGGGAATGGACAGAAAGCGCATATTTACCTTATCCTAATTATACAAAAGCTCCAGGAGCACTTGGGGAATATAATGGTAAGTTTATGGTTAGTCAAAAAACCCTTCGTGGCGGCTCTGTTGCAACTTCAAATAATCATACCAGATCTACTTATCGCAATTTTTTTCACCCTCAACTTAGGTGGCAGTTTACCGGCTTACGCCTTGCCCGCTAATTTTATTATCAATGAAGACAAATCAAAATACAACATTTAAAAATACTTTTGAAGAAGAGGTATATGAGGGTTTAACAGCATTTCCTAAATACTTATCTTCTAAGTGGTTTTATGATATGAAAGGAGATAAGCTATTTCAGAAAATAATGGCACTTCCTGAGTATTATCTAACCGAATGCGAACGATCTATAATAGAGGAAAATAAAGCAGATATAGCACAACTTTTTTCAGACAACACAGGCTTTGATCTTGTTGAGTTAGGTGCAGGTGATGGCAAGAAAACTAAAATACTACTGCAAGAATTGGTGAATTCTAAACTAAATTTTACCTACAGACCTATAGACATAAGTCAGAATGTACTTGATGAATTAGAAGAAGACGTTCTTAAAAGATGGCCTAAGCTAGATATTAAAACAGAACAAGGAACTTATTTTAATATTCTAAATAAACTGAGCAAGCAGCAAAAAGACCGCAAAATGGTAATTGTTGTTTTAGGCTCAAATATCGGTAATCTTTCTCATCAATATGCCGTGGAGTTTTTGACAACTATACGTAAATCAATGCAACCCGATGATCTTTTATTTATGGGATTTGATCAAAAAAAGAATCCCGAAGTTATTCTTAAAGCCTATAATGATTCTCAAGGGGTAACAGAAAGCTTCAATAAAAATTTACTAACTCGCATTAATAAGGAAATGGATGCAAATTTTGAAATAGATAATTTTAAACATTGGCCTGTTTACGATCCGGAAAGCGGCACTACAAAAAGTTTCTTAGTAAGCACAAAAGACCAAACAGTTACAATTCAAAAATTAAATCTAGACATTCATTTTTCTGCCTGGGAAAGTATTCACACCGAAATTTCTCAAAAATATGACGATGATATCGTAAACTGGTTAGCTCAAGAAGCTGGTTTAAGTGTTGAAAAACAATATACAGATCATCAAAATTACTTTACAGATTATATATTTAGAATAAAAAATTAGAGCATTTTTTAAATAGTAAACACATAAATAAATGAAAGCAATATGGAAAGATGCAGTGATTGCAGAAAGTAATGAGACTATTGTAGTAGAGGGCAATCACTATTTCCCGCTAAAGGATGTAAATAAATTGTTTTTGTCTAAAACAGATACTCACACTACCTGCCCGTGGAAAGGCGAAGCACACTACTACTCTATTACCGTAGCTGGCGAGACACTAAAAGACGCGGGCTGGTATTACCCAGAGCCAAAAGATAAAGCAAAAAACATTGCTAATTATGTAGCTTTTTGGAAAGGTGTTAGTGTTAATTCATAACTAACACTAGCACCCTTTTCTATATTTATAATGCTAAAATACTGTTGTCTGCACCCGCAAAATCATTCCATTTTGTACCATCTGCTTCAGGTTCTGTCATCCAGTTTTGATCAACTGCATATTTAAACTCATAAGAAGCATCAACAGGTATATTTAAAGAACCTTTAAAAGATCCGTTCTTTAATTTTTTTAATTCGGCTTTTTCCCAGTTATTAAAATCTCCCGCTACAGCAACCGCATCAGCATCAACATTCTCAACCACAAATGTTACTTTACACTCTGGTTTTGACTTTAAGAATTGTTTTGTAATTGGCATAACTATTAGTTTTAAGTTTTTCCAAATTTATAAACGAAAATCGATAGTAAGCAAGAAATCAGATTTTTAGCGTTATTTTTCCGAATAATAAATTTTATCAAAGTATTGAGAATTAAATATTTAATACGAAAACGTTATATCAAATTAATTCACTACTATTTTAAGTGTTTCGCCAAGAAAATTAACTCCATTAAATGCTAAATTAACTTTAAAAGCTTCAATAAATCCTCTTCCGAATTAAAATAATGGAAACTTACGCGTATACCTTCTCCACGTTGAGAACATATAATCTGATTATTATTTAATTTTTCAAATAATTTTTGATCTCCCCTTATATTAAAAATTGATGAATGCTGCTTCCGCTTTAATACAACAGAATCTAGCAAACCTTTTTCAGCAAATTGCTCAAAGGCTTTTGTTTTTAATATATCTATTTGAGTCGTTATCTGATGCTGTCCTACCCGCTTAATAAGACCTATAGCAGCCTGTAAACTCCCTTGTGCCAAGGTGTCTAAATGACCCGGTTCTAATTTTCCTATAAATGTATTTTGCGCCTCTTTATATTTACCTCTAATACTATTAAAGCCAGTTGTTTTTAATTTAATTTGCAAAGCAGTTTCTTGCTTAATTAGAAAGAAGCCATTGCCGTAACCGGCATTTAACCATTTATAGGCGCTTGCTCCTAATATATCTATGCCACTATTCTCAAAATCAAAACTCTCAATCCCACAATATTGCGTACCATCTGCGATTATAAGAAGCTTAGGAAATTTAGATTTTAAGGCTTTCAAAAACTCTAAATCTATACGGATACCACTGATATATTGTACTAAACTTAAACACAAAACATCAGGATGCTCTTTCTCGATAGCCTGTTGTATATTGTCTTCTAGATGTTCGTTAATTGAAGCATAACACACATTAAAATTGCGCGATAAAACAGGCCAGTTTATAGATGGGTAGTCTTCTTCTAGAAGTAGAATTTTATGAGTGGCAGGTATACCTTCAAGTACAGCATTAAATCCTATTGAAAAATTAGGAACTAAAGCTACATAAGAAGCGTTACAGTTGAAAAAAGCACCTACATCTTTGCGCACTTTATCTAAAAAACTATCCTGGTCATTTTTAAGCAAACTCCCCATTACCAGATAATCAAGATCGTGATTTTGTCTAAAATCAAGCAAGGTTTCAGAGAGTAAACCAGAGCCGGCAGTATTTAAATGCGTATAATTTGCCGTGACCGGGAATTCTTTTTTTAAGTTTTTCATAAGTGAGAACTGCGATTAAATCTTGTAAATTTGAACAACAAACAATTTACCTCATCTTATGTTCTCAAAAAAGCAGGAAACCACAAAAATAGATCGTGACCAACGTGAACTCATAGAGTATGCACAATTACGCATCAAAGAAAAGAAAAATCTTTTTAGACATTTTGTGATATTTCTTGCAGGTGCCGTATTGCTTATTATTTTGAATTTAATTTTAGATTTTGGTGCAGATTTTAGACCATTTGACGTAGATTGGTTTGTATGGGCTACGTTGATATGGTTCTTTCTTTTTTTAATTCATTTTCTAAATGTTTTTCTTTTTAGAACGTTTATGAATAAAAAATGGGAGAATGAACAACTTGATAAACTAGTTGCTAAACAAAAAGATAAAATTGAAAAGCTTCAAACTCAGGTAGAAAAAGAGTATCCTGTGATTGAGAACGATGCTAAAATAATACGCCCTAATACCCCATTAAATCCCTAATAGATATGATTACAATGATTGCGGCTGCCGCAGAAAATAATGCTTTGGGTAAAGACAATGCAATGATCTGGCATTTGCCAGATGATTTTAAGCGATTTAAAAAACTTACTTCTCACCATACTATTATTATGGGAAGAAAAACCTTTGAGTCGCTTGACGGACCTTTACCGAATCGTAAGCATATTGTGATCACGCGTCAAAAAAATTACAATCCCGGTGACCATATTATTGTAGTTCAAAGTATTGAAGAAGCTCTAACCTATATTGATACAGATCAAAATGCATTTATTATAGGAGGTGGCGAGATTTATAAATTAGGATTAGATTATGCAACCCATATAGAACTTACGCGGGTACACGGAACTTTTGAAGCTGAGGCATTTTTCCCCGAACTAGATCCTGAAAAGTGGGAACTTCTAGAAAGTATCTTTCACGATACAGATGAGCGTCACAACTACTCATTTACTTATCTAACCTATGCTAAACGATAACTTTAAAAAACATCTTCAAGAAGTTCTTTCTGTAGAGGCAAAACAAATCACCTCGCTAACGGGTGGCGACATCAATGACGTCTATAAGCTTTCAAGTTCAGATTGCAACTATGTAATAAAAGTTAATGACGCTTCAGCATTTCCTAATATGTTTAAGCTCGAAGCGCAGGGTCTGGCGTTTATTAAAGCTTCCGGTAGTTTCCCGGTACCTGATGTGCTTGAATACGGTAATTTTGAAAATTTGTCCTACCTTATTTTAGAATATCTCGAGACGGGACCTAAGAATCCCGATTTCAATAATATTTTTGGCTCTCAACTTGCAGCAATGCATCAAACCAGCTCGTCAAAATTTGGTTTTGAGAATGACAATTATATGGGTAGTTTAAAGCAATACAATACTTCAGAATCTACTGCCATTGATTTTTATATTAATCAACGTTTAGAACCTCAATTCAAGTTAGCAGCAGAAAATGGTTACTACTTTAATTCTATTGAATTATTTTATAAAGAAATAAGTCAACTAATCCCTTCAGAAAAACCAGCTTTAATTCATGGTGACCTATGGTCTGGTAATTACCTCATAAATTCTAAAGGAGGTCCATCACTTATAGATCCCGCAGTTAGTTTTGCCCCACGAGAGATGGATATTGCTTTGATGCATCTTTTTGGGGGATTTGACGTACAAATTTTTGAAATCTACACTACACATTTTCCTTTAGAGAACGGGTGGGAAGAACGCTTACGTCTATGGCAATTGTACTATATTTTAGTTCACGTCAATCTCTTTGGAGGATCTTATTATAATTCCGCAAAAGCGATACTCAAGGCTTATATATAGCATTAACAAACTTTATATCTTAATGCTTTATTATTGGCAAATTCTTACCAATTCTCAAGATTTTAATGAAGTAACTTTATTGAAAACTAACGTTATGAGTACAAAGAATTTATCAAATACAGAAGCCATTAAAAAACTAAAAGATTTAGCTACATCAATAGATTTTGCAATGATGGCAACAGACTTATCTAACAAACCAGTAGATGCCATACCCATGTCAACTAAAAAAGTTGATGAAGCAGGAAATATCTGGTTTTTAAGTGGGGCAGACAGCGATCACAATGCAAATATTGCTAAAGATGCAGATGTACAATTATTATATGCCAAGCCCAGCGACATGAAATTTCTTAGTGTTTTCGGAAAAGCCATAATCACAAAAGATAAAACTATTTTAAAGGAACTTTATTCTACAACAGATGACTCCTGGTTTGAGGGTATAGATGATCCTAATCTTACTGCTATTAAATTTACACCTGCTCAAGCTCAGTATTGGGACACAAAAAGCAACAAATTTATATCGCTACTAAAAATGGGGTATGCGGCTGTTACAGGAGACAAAGTAGATGTTGGTGCAACAGGCTCTCTTAATCTTTAATGATGTTTTAAAAATCTAAAGGAGTCTCATAACTAAGGCTCCTTTTTAATTTTCTGTATTTTTTGTGTTGATTATTATCAACATCTTCTGATGCCGTTCTGGCACTCCTATTATTTCATCTATATTTTTAATAAAATAAATACTGTTACTAAAAGAAAAGATGCTCTCTTTATATTCTTCAAAAAAACTGCGCTTTAAAACCTTTCCATCTACAATAAGTATATAATTTTCGATATCTGGTTGCTTTAAGAAGTATTCTAATTGAAGCTTAGCTTCTTTCAATTCTCTAAAATTATCCTTGTCATTATATGTATCAGGATAACTTCCTCCCGGCTCTAGTGTCGCATTCTTAAAATTTTGAGCCACTATTGCATTGATACCAAGCATTACAAAAACAGAAAGTAATATTAATCTCCTCATACTTATATTTTGTACTAATGTAAACATTTATCATAAAGCATATTACATCTAGTACAGAATGAACTGTTTTAAATTGCTGTCATTATCTGGCATTCGTTATTTTTGCACTACAAATTTTTAGAAAAACACTATTATGAAAGCTTATATATTCCCCGGTCAGGGAGCTCAATTTACAGGAATGGGAAAAGATGTTTATGACAACTCTGAACTTGCTCGTTCTCTGTTTTCAAAAGCCAATGAAATTCTGGGTTTCGATATCACTAAAATTATGTTTGAAGGCTCTGCCGAAGAACTAAAAGAAACTAAAGTTACGCAGCCTGCTATTTTTATACATTCTGTGGCTTTATTTAAAGCTTTAGGTGATTCAGCTGTACCTCAAATGGTTGCAGGTCACTCTTTAGGAGAAATATCTGCTTTAGTAGCTAATGGCGTTTTAAGTTTTGAAGACGGATTAAGTCTGGTTTCGCAAAGAGCACAGGCAATGCAAAAAGCTTGTGACAACACACCATCAACAATGGCTGCTATATTAGGTCTTGAAGATGAACTTGTTGAATCTGTTTGTGCAGATGTTGACGGAATAGTAGTTGCTGCAAATTATAACTGTCCGGGTCAATTAATCATTTCTGGTGAGCTTAGTGCGGTTGAAGAGGCTTGTGAACGTCTTAAAGAACGCGGCGCCAAACGTGCATTACTATTACCGGTAGGAGGCGCATTTCACTCTCCTTTAATGGAACCTGCACGTGAAGAACTTGCAAAAGCAATTGAAAATACAACGTTTAATACGCCATCTTGCCCCATTTATCAAAATGTGAGTACAACAGCGGTAACAGATCCTGTTGAGATAAAGAAGAATTTACTGTTTCAACTTACTGCTCCCGTAAAATGGACGCAAAGTGTACAAAATATGCTTGCCGACGGGGCTTCTGAATTTATAGAAGTAGGCCCAGGAAAAGTTTTACAGGGCCTGGTTAAGAAAGTAGATCGTCAAGCGGTTACCAGTAGTGCTGTGCTATAAATTCTTAATTACTACAAATAAAAAAAGCCCCTAAAAGGGGCTTTTTCTTATCTTAAGAAGATATTACATGTCGTCGTTTCCTTCAACTTCGTCTTCTACTTCTTGAGCACCGTCTTCGATAGCATCACCTGTATCTTCAGCAGCCTCTTCTATAGCGTCACCAGCGTCATCCATAGCATCACCCATGTCATCAGCAGCGTTTTCCATTGCATCTTCAGTTTTTTCTTCAGTAGTTTCGCGACAAGCAGAAACAGAAACCATTAGTAAAAGTGCGAAAGCACTAAAAATTAATTTTTTCATAATTGGTAATATTTTAATTAGCGTTAATTGCTCGCAAAAGTATATAAATTAACATCACAATTTCATAAAATTTATTAAATTTTTTATCGAATTATAATTTTGATAAAAATATCGTAACGTTTACAACAATTTGATTAACAGAGGCACAGGAAAATCTCAACTTTTTAAAGCCTACCATTATTCCGATTTTTCTATAATACAAGTGCTTTTAGTGTAAATTTTATATTCAGTGCAACTTTAAAAGGGCATTTTTATACACTACGCATCATCATCCATTACATCATCATTACCTTGTATCTCATCATTTAATTCATCTGCACCTTCTTTGATAGCTTCACCAGCATTTTCTGCACCGTTTTCTATATCCTCACCTATAGACTCAAGAGCATCTTCTGTTTTTTCTTGAGTGGTTTCTCTACATGAGTAAATTGAAAAAACAAATACTACCATCATTACTTTTAGAAAAATACGTTTCATACTTTATATGTTTTTAGTTAGATTTTAAAAATAGTCAAAAGTTCTTATAACGGATTTTTCTCATTCAAGTATTTCCAATAACGTTTAGGAACGTGCTGCGTATGTAATCTCAAATTAATACGGCTTTTGATGGTTGTACTTGTAAAATAGTTTTGCCATAATAAATCATATTGATTTTCCTCCTCGTGCATCGCTTCTTTAAACGCTTCTTTAGATTTAAAATCAAAAGAAACAAATTCAATTTTTTTCAAGTCGTAAAACAAACCAAAATCACGTTTAGAATCAAAAATCAAAAATTGCTGGTCTGCATATCTGTTTTTAAAATGCTTGGCAATTAAAGGAAGTACATTAAAATCTGGACTTATTATTGATGCATACAAATCATCTGCTGTTCTTTTAAAACGCACAAACGCTTCCATTCTATGTTTTTCTCTACCTACCTTTTTAGTAAGTTGTACCAACATCAAAACTGCGGGATGCCCAAAATCATTCTCATTCTTAGTCTTTAAAACATACTGAATTGCAGCAAGAATATACCGTTCTCTACCCTCCTGCTCACTTAAAAATGACCAGTATACTAATTGCTGAAAGCTTTTAAACTGCCGGAGTCCTTCCCAAACACGAGAAGCTTTAGTTTCATCTGTATAAATTTCTACCGTTTCAGAAAAAAAATCAGGCTCAAAATGTGTCGTATCTACGATTATAACCTCACTTAATCGCTCTTCGTACACCTGAAATATTGCTGTAAGCATCCCCTCAAAACTACCATCATATACAAGTTTATGCTTTTGCATCTAATTAAATAACGCTAATTGTTGATTGTAGAATTTTTGATACTTACTTTTTGAGGTTTGCAAAATCATACTCTTAATACGCTCGGGCTCCAGATCTTTACTTTCAAAATTTATAGAATTACATACCATAAAATACTTAGCTCTGCTCATCGCAATGCCTATTGCTTTTAAGTTTTCCCAGTTAAGCCTTCTAAATTTTCGGGCATTTATAATTTTATGTACAGACTTCATCCCAAGACCAGGAACTCTGGCTAGCATTTGTTTATCTGCAGTATTTACATCTACCGGAAACATATGCATATTTCGTAAAGCCCAACTCAATTTAGGATCTATATCTATATCTAAATTGGGGTGATTTTGATTGAGTAATTCACGTACATCAAAACCATAAAAACGCAATAGCCAGTCAGTTTGATACAATCGGTTTTCGCGTAACATAGGCACTTCAGTTCCTAGAGCTGGCAATCGAGTATCTTCAAGCACCGGTACATATCCTGAATAGTAGACACGCTTCATATTATAAGTGCTGTAATAATGCACCGCAGAGTACATAATATCTTTGTCACTCTCCCCCGTTGCTCCTACAATCATCTGAGTACTTTGCCCGGCAGGTGCATAAACCGGAGTGCTTTTAATTATTTTCCTTTCAGCTTTATATTGAATGATTTCATTTTTCACCTTTTCCATAGGTTTGATAAAATCTTTGTGATCTTTTTCAGGAGCTAATAATTTTAGACCAGAAACCGTGGGTATTTCTATATTTATAGATAACCTATCTGCGTATAAACCCGCCTCGCGCATAAGCTCGTCACTACATCCGGGAATAGATTTTAAGTGAATATATCCATTAAAATTTTCTTCTAAACGCAACTTCTTGGCTACCGAAATCAAACGCTCCATCGTATAATCTGGATTATGAAAGATACCACTGCTTAAAAA
The sequence above is a segment of the Leeuwenhoekiella sp. MAR_2009_132 genome. Coding sequences within it:
- a CDS encoding thymidylate synthase — encoded protein: MKQYHELAKHILENGIQKGDRTGTGTLSVFGYQMRFDLSEGFPMVTTKKLHLKSIIYELLWFLKGETNIAYLQENGVRIWNEWADENGDLGPVYGHQWRNWASEEIDQIKEVIETLKTNPNSRRMLVSAWNPSVLPDTSKSFAENVANGKAALPPCHAFFQFYVAPADLNSEDKRPRLSCQLYQRSADVFLGVPFNIASYALFTMMIAQVCDYAPGDFVHTFGDAHIYNNHIEQLNLQLSREIRILPTMKINPEVKNIFDFKFEDFTLENYNPHPHIKGAVAI
- a CDS encoding energy transducer TonB, which produces MRTLFLIAFLTVSSLSFAQEGVTVSGNAISITEIPPIWPGCTGNAAETKACFKKELVKHVVSNFRFPKGYKKGTVKEKVVVDFVINEEGKPQILGVKGGTKVLQEEAKRNILAIPQMTPGKAGGSPRAIKYTMPFTF
- the egtB gene encoding ergothioneine biosynthesis protein EgtB, with amino-acid sequence MITSSISLLDFLLETREHTETICKHLQIEDYVVQPIEDVSPPKWHLGHTTWFFEDFILKKYKLNYQVYDNHFAYVFNSYYESMGARVVRTDRGNLSRPTVDQVYSYRKHVTNALKELLEENPSEEVESLIEIGIHHEKQHQELLLTDIKYILGNNPLLPTYSVDFNEFKLNPKPAEWLSVEEGIHSIGYKGSGFCYDNELGLHKVYLNSFQISSRLVTNAEYLEFIEDSGYKQTLLWHSEGWSWVTENNITAPLYWHKQVDGWEYYGLNGLQKLNLEAPVTHISYFEAYAYAQWRGLRLPTEFEWEVAQSQFDWGERWEWTESAYLPYPNYTKAPGALGEYNGKFMVSQKTLRGGSVATSNNHTRSTYRNFFHPQLRWQFTGLRLAR
- the egtD gene encoding L-histidine N(alpha)-methyltransferase; amino-acid sequence: MKTNQNTTFKNTFEEEVYEGLTAFPKYLSSKWFYDMKGDKLFQKIMALPEYYLTECERSIIEENKADIAQLFSDNTGFDLVELGAGDGKKTKILLQELVNSKLNFTYRPIDISQNVLDELEEDVLKRWPKLDIKTEQGTYFNILNKLSKQQKDRKMVIVVLGSNIGNLSHQYAVEFLTTIRKSMQPDDLLFMGFDQKKNPEVILKAYNDSQGVTESFNKNLLTRINKEMDANFEIDNFKHWPVYDPESGTTKSFLVSTKDQTVTIQKLNLDIHFSAWESIHTEISQKYDDDIVNWLAQEAGLSVEKQYTDHQNYFTDYIFRIKN
- a CDS encoding DUF427 domain-containing protein, with the translated sequence MKAIWKDAVIAESNETIVVEGNHYFPLKDVNKLFLSKTDTHTTCPWKGEAHYYSITVAGETLKDAGWYYPEPKDKAKNIANYVAFWKGVSVNS
- a CDS encoding isoamylase early set domain-containing protein, whose product is MPITKQFLKSKPECKVTFVVENVDADAVAVAGDFNNWEKAELKKLKNGSFKGSLNIPVDASYEFKYAVDQNWMTEPEADGTKWNDFAGADNSILAL
- a CDS encoding aminotransferase class V-fold PLP-dependent enzyme translates to MKNLKKEFPVTANYTHLNTAGSGLLSETLLDFRQNHDLDYLVMGSLLKNDQDSFLDKVRKDVGAFFNCNASYVALVPNFSIGFNAVLEGIPATHKILLLEEDYPSINWPVLSRNFNVCYASINEHLEDNIQQAIEKEHPDVLCLSLVQYISGIRIDLEFLKALKSKFPKLLIIADGTQYCGIESFDFENSGIDILGASAYKWLNAGYGNGFFLIKQETALQIKLKTTGFNSIRGKYKEAQNTFIGKLEPGHLDTLAQGSLQAAIGLIKRVGQHQITTQIDILKTKAFEQFAEKGLLDSVVLKRKQHSSIFNIRGDQKLFEKLNNNQIICSQRGEGIRVSFHYFNSEEDLLKLLKLI
- a CDS encoding 2TM domain-containing protein, with protein sequence MFSKKQETTKIDRDQRELIEYAQLRIKEKKNLFRHFVIFLAGAVLLIILNLILDFGADFRPFDVDWFVWATLIWFFLFLIHFLNVFLFRTFMNKKWENEQLDKLVAKQKDKIEKLQTQVEKEYPVIENDAKIIRPNTPLNP
- a CDS encoding dihydrofolate reductase, whose translation is MITMIAAAAENNALGKDNAMIWHLPDDFKRFKKLTSHHTIIMGRKTFESLDGPLPNRKHIVITRQKNYNPGDHIIVVQSIEEALTYIDTDQNAFIIGGGEIYKLGLDYATHIELTRVHGTFEAEAFFPELDPEKWELLESIFHDTDERHNYSFTYLTYAKR
- a CDS encoding fructosamine kinase family protein, with amino-acid sequence MLNDNFKKHLQEVLSVEAKQITSLTGGDINDVYKLSSSDCNYVIKVNDASAFPNMFKLEAQGLAFIKASGSFPVPDVLEYGNFENLSYLILEYLETGPKNPDFNNIFGSQLAAMHQTSSSKFGFENDNYMGSLKQYNTSESTAIDFYINQRLEPQFKLAAENGYYFNSIELFYKEISQLIPSEKPALIHGDLWSGNYLINSKGGPSLIDPAVSFAPREMDIALMHLFGGFDVQIFEIYTTHFPLENGWEERLRLWQLYYILVHVNLFGGSYYNSAKAILKAYI
- a CDS encoding pyridoxamine 5'-phosphate oxidase family protein, encoding MSTKNLSNTEAIKKLKDLATSIDFAMMATDLSNKPVDAIPMSTKKVDEAGNIWFLSGADSDHNANIAKDADVQLLYAKPSDMKFLSVFGKAIITKDKTILKELYSTTDDSWFEGIDDPNLTAIKFTPAQAQYWDTKSNKFISLLKMGYAAVTGDKVDVGATGSLNL